One window from the genome of Juglans microcarpa x Juglans regia isolate MS1-56 unplaced genomic scaffold, Jm3101_v1.0 JmScfU0001, whole genome shotgun sequence encodes:
- the LOC121245178 gene encoding uncharacterized mitochondrial protein AtMg00860-like, translated as MPFGLTNAPSTFQGLMNAVFRPFLRRFVLVFFDDILVYSSCMEEHIDQLRQVLNTLASHCLYAKRSKCLFGVPEVEYLGHIVTSAGVKADPKKIAAMLDWPVPKNIKSLKGFLGLTGYYCKFIKGYGLIAAPLTHLLKKNSFSWDDKAATAFVELKTAVTSPPVLRLPDFSQPFTLECDASGGGIGVVLMQQGQPIAFLSKALKGRALNMSTYDKELLALVTAVHKWQPY; from the coding sequence atgcctttcgGGCTTACCAATGCACCATCTACCTTCCAAGGTCTTATGAATGCAGTCTTTAGACCTTTTTTGCGAAGGTTTGTTCTTGTATTCTTCGACGACATACTGGTTTACAGCAGCTGTATGGAGGAACACATTGATCAACTAAGGCAGGTGTTAAACACACTTGCTAGTCACTGTTTATATGCGAAGAGATCTAAATGTCTGTTTGGGGTCCCTGAGGTCGAATACTTGGGTCACATAGTAACTAGTGCTGGAGTTAAAGCTGATCCTAAAAAGATAGCTGCTATGTTGGACTGGCCAGtacctaaaaatataaaatccctAAAGGGTTTCCTCGGCTTAACTGGGTATTATTGTAAATTCATCAAGGGCTATGGTCTAATTGCAGCTCCCCTCACTcaccttttaaaaaagaattcctTCTCTTGGGATGACAAGGCTGCTACGGCTTTTGTGGAGCTTAAAACAGCAGTTACATCACCTCCAGTGTTAAGGCTGCCTGATTTCTCTCAACCCTTCACTTTGGAGTGTGATGCAAGTGGAGGGGGTATAGGTGTTGTTCTCATGCAGCAAGGGCAACCTATAGCCTTTTTAAGCAAGGCATTAAAAGGAAGGGCTTTGAATATGTCCACCTATGACAAGGAGCTCCTAGCTCTTGTCACAGCTGTGCATAAATGGCAGCCTTACTAA